A region of Dehalococcoidia bacterium DNA encodes the following proteins:
- a CDS encoding Glu/Leu/Phe/Val dehydrogenase, which translates to MTTSAVQSSEPGPLPESASPYRTAVAQFDAAAERLHLSPSVAEVLRHPKRELAVTFPVKMDDGSVRMFTGYRVQHDQARGPCKGGIRYHPSVDLDEVRALAMWMTWKCAVVNLPFGGAKGGVAVDPKAITPHELENLTRRYAAEISIIIGPERDIPAPDMGTDMRIMAWIMDTYSMNVGHSVPGVVTGKPISIGGSQGRVEATGRGLLYISQEAVRTLGRTLEGSSVAVQGFGNVGSVTAKLMAQAGARVVAVSDVEGGIYRASGFSADELIAAKDSHLPLSQAIRGTDRLTNEELLELPVDLLVPAAMEGQLTSRNAGKVRAGLIVEGANGPTTPEADAIFAANGVPVVPDILANAGGVVVSYFEWVQDLQSFFWEEDEVNVKLHRIMTRAFGEVHAIQEREGVSMREAANMLGVRRVAEALITRGVFP; encoded by the coding sequence ATGACCACGAGCGCCGTGCAGTCCAGCGAGCCCGGCCCTCTCCCCGAGAGCGCCAGCCCCTATCGCACCGCCGTCGCGCAGTTCGACGCCGCCGCCGAGCGCCTGCACCTCTCGCCCTCCGTGGCCGAGGTGCTGCGCCACCCCAAGCGCGAGCTGGCCGTCACCTTTCCCGTGAAGATGGACGATGGCAGCGTGCGCATGTTCACCGGCTACCGCGTGCAGCACGACCAGGCGCGCGGGCCGTGCAAAGGCGGCATCCGCTACCACCCGTCGGTCGATCTCGACGAGGTCCGCGCCCTGGCGATGTGGATGACCTGGAAGTGTGCGGTCGTCAACCTGCCCTTCGGCGGCGCCAAGGGCGGTGTGGCCGTCGATCCCAAGGCGATAACGCCGCACGAGTTGGAGAACCTGACCCGGCGCTACGCCGCAGAGATCAGCATCATCATCGGCCCGGAGCGCGACATTCCCGCGCCCGACATGGGCACCGACATGCGCATCATGGCCTGGATCATGGACACCTACTCCATGAACGTCGGCCATTCGGTGCCGGGCGTGGTCACCGGCAAGCCGATCAGTATCGGCGGCTCGCAGGGGCGGGTTGAAGCCACGGGGCGTGGCCTGCTCTACATCTCACAGGAGGCCGTGCGCACCCTGGGCCGCACGCTGGAAGGCAGCAGCGTGGCCGTGCAGGGCTTCGGCAACGTCGGCTCGGTCACGGCCAAGTTGATGGCGCAGGCCGGCGCCCGCGTTGTGGCCGTCAGCGATGTGGAAGGCGGCATCTACCGCGCCTCCGGCTTCTCCGCCGACGAGCTGATCGCGGCCAAGGACAGCCATCTGCCGCTCTCCCAGGCGATCAGGGGAACCGACCGCCTGACCAACGAGGAGCTGCTGGAGCTGCCGGTCGATCTGCTCGTGCCCGCGGCGATGGAGGGCCAGCTCACGTCGCGCAACGCCGGCAAGGTCCGCGCCGGGCTGATCGTCGAGGGCGCCAACGGGCCGACGACGCCGGAGGCCGACGCGATCTTTGCGGCCAACGGCGTGCCAGTCGTCCCCGATATCCTCGCCAACGCGGGCGGCGTCGTCGTCTCCTACTTCGAGTGGGTACAGGACCTGCAATCCTTCTTCTGGGAGGAGGACGAGGTCAACGTTAAGCTGCACCGCATCATGACCCGCGCCTTTGGCGAGGTGCACGCGATTCAAGAGCGCGAGGGCGTGAGCATGCGCGAGGCGGCGAACATGCTCGGCGTGCGGCGCGTGGCCGAGGCGTTAATCACGCGCGGCGTCTTCCCGTGA
- a CDS encoding acyl-CoA dehydrogenase family protein, translating to MPLELPSLLGEEQELLFQNARRLLRERREADWPSLWRELTALGWLEVCLPVALGGPASGALSAFTLAEALGAAGVQTPFVAAVLCGWLLRDAGVAEKQRRLLEELVAGRMLVVPVVEDAPDDRRQTCASRDGSGWRLDGDKLFVECAAAADTLLVSAALSGDDGGPALFAVPRGAGGVQIETMRSAGGDELHAVRFAGVIVGAPLPAEDQVGQAVERLRLHGAALRAAELAGIGRAALELTLEYVRRRTQFGRPIGSFQAVQHHCADMLRDLVATRLLVAQAAWRLHEGLPAAREVAMAKAKASEAVPELLRLAHQVTGGVGYYRDYPLEGFYRRAIDAAASYGGPLEHRRFLAGLAAQDPALLRREDGHDWPPFPLPLSPMSDIARSAIWDEGKGRS from the coding sequence GTGCCGCTGGAGCTGCCGTCGCTGCTGGGCGAGGAGCAGGAGCTGCTCTTTCAGAACGCCCGGCGCCTGTTGCGCGAGCGGCGCGAGGCAGACTGGCCCTCCCTCTGGCGGGAGCTGACGGCGCTCGGCTGGCTGGAGGTTTGCCTGCCGGTGGCGCTCGGCGGGCCGGCGAGCGGCGCACTGAGCGCCTTCACACTGGCGGAGGCGCTGGGCGCGGCGGGGGTGCAGACACCGTTTGTCGCCGCGGTGCTCTGCGGGTGGCTGTTGCGCGACGCCGGCGTGGCCGAAAAACAACGCCGGTTGCTGGAGGAGCTTGTCGCCGGCCGCATGCTCGTCGTGCCCGTCGTCGAGGACGCGCCCGACGATCGCCGGCAGACCTGTGCCTCGCGCGACGGCTCCGGCTGGCGGCTGGACGGCGACAAGCTGTTCGTCGAGTGCGCCGCGGCGGCGGACACGCTGCTGGTGAGCGCCGCGCTGAGCGGAGACGACGGCGGGCCGGCGCTGTTCGCCGTGCCGCGCGGCGCCGGCGGTGTGCAGATCGAGACCATGCGCAGCGCCGGCGGCGACGAACTCCATGCGGTGCGCTTCGCGGGCGTGATCGTTGGCGCGCCGCTGCCCGCGGAGGACCAGGTTGGGCAGGCAGTGGAGCGGCTGCGGCTGCACGGCGCGGCGCTGCGCGCGGCGGAGCTTGCGGGCATCGGCCGCGCGGCGCTGGAGCTGACGCTGGAGTATGTGCGGCGGCGCACGCAGTTCGGCCGGCCGATCGGCAGCTTCCAGGCGGTGCAGCACCACTGCGCCGACATGCTGCGCGACCTGGTCGCCACGCGGCTGCTGGTGGCGCAGGCCGCCTGGCGGTTGCATGAAGGGCTGCCGGCCGCGCGCGAAGTCGCGATGGCAAAGGCGAAGGCGAGCGAGGCGGTCCCCGAGCTGCTGCGGCTGGCGCACCAGGTCACCGGCGGCGTCGGCTACTACCGCGACTATCCGCTGGAAGGCTTCTACCGCCGCGCAATCGACGCCGCCGCTTCATATGGCGGCCCGCTGGAGCACCGTCGCTTCCTCGCCGGCCTCGCGGCGCAGGATCCGGCGCTGCTGCGCCGCGAGGACGGGCACGACTGGCCCCCATTCCCCCTTCCCCTTTCCCCAATGTCTGACATCGCGCGGAGCGCGATCTGGGATGAGGGAAAGGGGCGATCCTGA
- the acs gene encoding acetate--CoA ligase — protein MTTDASSFQAHLTAETVIAPPPAFVAQTNAPDYDALFNRAAANPEAYWEEQARQFEWFRPWSKVREIDYPFVKWFVGAQCNITVNCLDRHANGERKNKVALLFLSEDGQERIYTYGMLSRRVQQAANALKSLGVGKGDRVCIYMPLTPEGIVAMLACARIGAVHSVVYAGLGHTALRSRIEDAQAKVILTADIGVRRGKAVPLKEIVDEAVKGLDFVQKIAVFRRGEPKLALDPQRELDWNALCDAQPGVCPPEVMDANDPLFILYTSGTTGQPKGVVYTHGAFVVGVTPTWKLACDIKEDDVYWCTSDIGWIVGHSIMVYGPFANGTTCIVREGAPDWPDPGVVWSVVEKYGVTKIYTAPTAVRMFMKFGDEFPGRYDLSSLRLVNCAGEPLNPEAWQWFYRVIGKGRVPLVDNWWQTETAAPTIGTWPCMASKPGRAGKPFPGIEADVFDRQGRPVGVNEGGFLVLKGFWPYLMSTIYGDADRYRQYYDTIEGVYTAGDVATRDADGYYMVLGRADDVVNVAGHRIGTADVESALVSHPAVAEAAAIGKPDTVRGESIKVFVTLRVGQQPSDELKAALIRHVRSEAGPIAAPSELDFVTGLPKTRSGKIMRRLLKARELGLDPGDITAQEE, from the coding sequence GTGACCACCGACGCGTCCTCGTTCCAGGCCCATCTCACCGCGGAGACCGTGATCGCGCCGCCGCCCGCGTTCGTGGCCCAGACCAACGCGCCCGACTACGATGCCCTCTTCAACCGCGCGGCAGCGAACCCGGAAGCCTACTGGGAGGAGCAGGCGCGGCAGTTCGAGTGGTTCCGGCCCTGGAGCAAAGTTCGCGAGATCGATTACCCGTTCGTCAAGTGGTTCGTCGGCGCCCAGTGCAACATCACCGTCAACTGCCTGGACCGCCATGCCAACGGCGAGCGCAAGAACAAGGTTGCGCTGCTCTTCCTCTCAGAGGACGGCCAGGAGCGCATCTACACCTACGGCATGCTCAGCCGCCGCGTGCAGCAGGCGGCCAACGCGCTCAAGTCGCTTGGCGTGGGCAAGGGCGACCGCGTCTGCATCTACATGCCGCTCACACCCGAAGGCATCGTCGCCATGCTCGCCTGCGCCCGCATCGGCGCGGTGCACTCCGTCGTCTATGCCGGCCTCGGGCACACGGCGCTGCGCAGCCGCATCGAGGACGCGCAGGCCAAGGTCATTCTCACCGCCGACATCGGCGTGCGCCGCGGCAAGGCCGTGCCACTCAAGGAGATCGTGGACGAGGCGGTCAAGGGGCTGGACTTCGTGCAGAAGATCGCCGTTTTCCGCCGCGGCGAGCCGAAGCTCGCGCTGGACCCGCAGCGCGAGCTGGACTGGAACGCGCTGTGCGACGCGCAGCCCGGCGTCTGCCCGCCAGAAGTGATGGACGCCAACGACCCGCTGTTCATTCTCTATACCTCCGGCACCACGGGCCAGCCGAAGGGGGTGGTCTACACGCACGGCGCCTTCGTCGTGGGCGTCACGCCGACCTGGAAGCTCGCCTGCGACATCAAGGAGGACGACGTCTACTGGTGCACGTCGGACATCGGCTGGATCGTGGGCCACTCGATCATGGTCTACGGCCCCTTCGCCAACGGCACCACCTGCATCGTCCGCGAGGGCGCGCCCGACTGGCCCGATCCCGGCGTCGTCTGGTCGGTCGTCGAAAAGTACGGCGTCACCAAGATCTACACCGCGCCCACGGCCGTGCGCATGTTCATGAAGTTCGGCGACGAGTTTCCGGGCCGCTACGACCTCTCCTCGCTGCGGCTTGTCAACTGCGCCGGCGAGCCGCTGAACCCGGAGGCGTGGCAGTGGTTCTACCGCGTGATCGGCAAAGGCCGCGTGCCGCTGGTCGATAACTGGTGGCAGACGGAGACGGCGGCGCCCACGATCGGCACCTGGCCCTGCATGGCGAGCAAGCCCGGCCGCGCCGGCAAGCCCTTCCCCGGCATCGAAGCCGACGTGTTCGACCGCCAGGGCAGACCCGTGGGCGTGAACGAGGGCGGCTTTCTCGTCCTTAAGGGCTTCTGGCCCTATCTGATGAGCACGATCTACGGCGACGCGGACCGCTACCGCCAGTACTACGACACGATCGAGGGCGTCTACACGGCGGGCGACGTGGCGACCAGGGACGCCGACGGCTACTACATGGTGTTGGGCCGCGCCGACGACGTCGTGAACGTTGCCGGCCACCGTATCGGCACGGCGGACGTGGAGAGCGCGCTGGTGAGCCATCCGGCGGTGGCCGAGGCGGCGGCGATCGGCAAGCCGGACACGGTGCGCGGCGAATCGATCAAGGTCTTCGTGACGCTGCGCGTGGGCCAGCAGCCCTCGGACGAGCTGAAGGCGGCGTTGATCCGCCACGTGCGCAGCGAAGCCGGCCCGATCGCCGCGCCCAGCGAGCTGGACTTTGTCACGGGGCTGCCGAAGACGCGCTCGGGCAAGATCATGCGCCGCCTGCTCAAGGCGCGCGAACTCGGCCTCGACCCCGGCGACATCACCGCGCAGGAGGAGTAG
- a CDS encoding MFS transporter, with protein MGPGRKPPVFFGWHVVASGFLLLFTGFGVVYTFGAFLDPLRHAFGADKAAISGLFSVTGALYFTLGAVSGPLSDRYGPRRIVGAGAALTVLGLLLASRANALWQLYVFYCGGVGVGLGFMYVPAVSAVQQWFRRRRGFATGLAVAGIGAGTLAGPPLAEALIAATGWRTTYLLLGLGAAVGLAVALLRMEARPAARGLAPDGEAPGVAPVAGVAVLYPEDNDSPVYSTAPFWLLYFSCLFCSLALFVPFVHLDSYARAEGISSSGAAWILGLIGVGSFSGRLFLGTAADRLGRRRSLGGAYGLMAVMMVWWLVSHAAWQLAIFSLLFGLGYGGFVALFPAITADYFGAARAGAIIGRLYTSAAVGNLIGPVIAGDIYDQTGHYTIAIAAGVAVNLLAVACIVALRPPARRIVAARPLAVPAAE; from the coding sequence ATGGGCCCAGGTCGAAAGCCGCCCGTCTTCTTCGGCTGGCATGTGGTGGCCAGCGGCTTTCTGCTGCTGTTCACCGGCTTCGGCGTCGTCTACACCTTCGGCGCCTTTCTCGACCCGCTGCGCCACGCCTTCGGCGCGGATAAGGCAGCGATCTCGGGGCTGTTCTCGGTCACGGGCGCGCTGTACTTCACGCTCGGCGCCGTCAGCGGGCCGCTGAGCGACCGCTACGGTCCGCGGCGCATCGTCGGCGCCGGCGCCGCGCTCACGGTGCTGGGGTTGCTGCTGGCCAGCCGCGCGAACGCGCTCTGGCAGCTCTACGTTTTCTACTGCGGCGGCGTGGGCGTGGGGCTGGGTTTCATGTACGTGCCGGCGGTGAGCGCGGTGCAGCAGTGGTTTCGGCGGCGGCGTGGTTTCGCCACGGGGCTGGCCGTGGCGGGCATCGGCGCCGGCACGCTGGCCGGCCCGCCGCTGGCCGAGGCGCTGATCGCGGCAACCGGCTGGCGCACGACGTACCTGCTGCTGGGCCTCGGCGCGGCCGTAGGGCTGGCCGTGGCACTGCTGCGCATGGAGGCGAGGCCGGCGGCGCGCGGCCTGGCGCCGGACGGCGAGGCGCCGGGGGTGGCGCCGGTCGCCGGCGTCGCGGTGCTGTACCCGGAGGACAACGACTCGCCCGTCTACAGCACGGCGCCGTTCTGGCTGCTCTACTTCTCCTGCCTCTTCTGCTCGCTGGCGCTGTTCGTGCCCTTCGTGCATCTCGACTCCTACGCCAGGGCCGAGGGCATCTCTTCCTCCGGCGCGGCCTGGATCCTCGGCCTGATCGGCGTGGGCAGCTTCAGCGGCCGGCTTTTTCTCGGCACCGCGGCGGACCGGCTGGGACGGCGGCGTTCGCTGGGCGGCGCCTATGGGTTGATGGCCGTGATGATGGTCTGGTGGCTGGTTTCGCACGCGGCCTGGCAGCTCGCCATCTTCTCGCTGCTCTTCGGCCTGGGCTACGGCGGCTTCGTGGCGCTCTTCCCCGCGATCACGGCCGACTACTTCGGCGCGGCGCGGGCCGGCGCGATCATCGGCCGGCTCTACACCAGCGCCGCCGTCGGCAACCTGATCGGTCCGGTGATCGCCGGCGACATCTACGACCAGACCGGCCACTACACGATCGCGATCGCCGCCGGCGTCGCCGTGAACCTGCTCGCCGTGGCCTGCATCGTCGCGCTGCGACCGCCCGCCCGGCGAATCGTGGCCGCTCGCCCGCTCGCCGTGCCCGCCGCGGAGTAG
- a CDS encoding acyl-CoA dehydrogenase family protein, protein MNGQPPGAMRVIYTPEQRALRDAVCAFLRRELTPAARREHHDSDQLGGWSVPFSRAFHRRLGEAGFIGLSWPVEYGGQGRDPALDAIVVREIEYHRGPSLDTGTISFLPRSLLRYGDEAQRRAFLPRLARGEIEFFLGYSEPEAGSDLAALQLRAEAHGDTFLLRGQKAFSSSAHMADYGWVAARTDPKAPKHRGISLFIVDMRGPGITITASRTAGGWLHHAVYFDDVEVPRTMLVGELNAGWRLIMGALDHERAMLASPGAVAGAFDELLAATASRLREDAVAADLLARLAIESEVVALSACWLETLREAGREPQEETSLALIFKRETQRAIEAAALQLFGPFAPLQAGSPYAPADGAFEQDERDHLYYHFAAGGFDITRNVIAARGLGLPR, encoded by the coding sequence ATGAACGGCCAGCCGCCCGGCGCCATGCGCGTTATCTACACGCCGGAGCAGCGCGCCCTGCGCGACGCGGTCTGCGCCTTTCTGCGCCGCGAGCTGACGCCGGCGGCCCGGCGCGAGCACCACGACTCGGACCAGCTCGGCGGCTGGAGCGTGCCGTTCTCGCGCGCCTTCCATCGGCGGCTGGGCGAGGCGGGCTTCATCGGCCTCTCCTGGCCGGTCGAGTACGGCGGGCAGGGGCGCGATCCCGCGCTCGACGCGATCGTCGTGCGCGAGATCGAGTACCATCGCGGCCCCAGTCTGGACACGGGCACGATCAGCTTCCTGCCGCGCTCGCTGCTGCGCTACGGCGACGAGGCGCAGCGGCGCGCGTTCCTGCCGCGCCTGGCCCGCGGCGAGATCGAGTTCTTCCTTGGCTACAGCGAGCCGGAGGCCGGCTCCGACCTGGCCGCGCTGCAACTGCGGGCCGAGGCGCACGGCGATACATTCCTGCTGCGCGGCCAGAAGGCGTTCTCCAGCAGCGCCCACATGGCCGACTACGGCTGGGTCGCCGCCCGCACCGACCCGAAGGCGCCGAAGCACCGCGGCATCTCGCTGTTCATCGTCGATATGCGCGGCCCCGGCATCACGATCACGGCCAGCCGCACCGCCGGCGGCTGGCTGCACCACGCGGTCTATTTCGACGACGTGGAAGTGCCAAGAACCATGCTTGTGGGCGAGCTGAACGCCGGCTGGCGCCTGATCATGGGCGCGCTCGACCACGAACGAGCGATGCTCGCCAGCCCCGGCGCCGTCGCGGGCGCCTTCGACGAGCTGCTTGCAGCGACGGCAAGCCGGTTGCGCGAGGACGCGGTGGCGGCCGACCTGCTTGCCCGCCTGGCGATCGAATCCGAGGTCGTCGCCCTGTCCGCCTGCTGGCTGGAGACGCTGCGCGAGGCCGGCCGCGAGCCGCAGGAGGAGACCTCGCTGGCGCTGATCTTCAAGCGCGAGACGCAGCGCGCGATCGAGGCCGCCGCGCTGCAGCTCTTTGGGCCGTTCGCCCCGCTGCAGGCCGGCTCGCCCTACGCGCCCGCGGACGGCGCCTTCGAGCAGGACGAGCGCGACCACCTCTACTATCACTTCGCCGCGGGTGGCTTCGATATCACCCGCAACGTGATCGCGGCGCGGGGCTTGGGGCTGCCTCGATAG
- a CDS encoding aspartate aminotransferase family protein, translated as MTTTTQTDELARADLEHLIHPLYHPAAQQGAVIFARGEGVWLWDTNGKRYLDGLSCLWNVNIGHGRKEVAEAAREQMSTLAFANGYTGFSNVPAIRLAERLAKLAPGDLNAVFFTSGGGESNESAFKMARFLWNVQGKPEKFKVIARFDAYHGVTTAAMAATGMAPYWERFGPPAPGFLHAAAPNPYRLGDGPEETAKLALDSIEAIVAREGAETIAAIIAEPIQGAGGVIIPPDAYMRGLRELCDRHQFYLVADEVITGFGRTGTWFGMEQFGVQADMMSFAKGVTSGYQQLGGLMVSERIQAVLAAQPPDVKWMHAYTYSAHPTACAVAMANLDIIERDGLVRRSAELGEKLLARLEELRELPNVGDVRGRGLLARVELVDDVKTRQAFPAAAKIGDRVITAARGRGLLTRNRGDVIALAPPLCITEDEIEFAVTALRDAIREVVATRA; from the coding sequence ATGACCACCACCACGCAAACCGACGAGCTGGCCCGCGCCGATCTCGAGCACCTGATCCACCCGCTCTACCACCCCGCAGCGCAGCAGGGCGCGGTGATCTTCGCGCGCGGCGAGGGCGTCTGGCTCTGGGACACGAACGGCAAGCGCTATTTGGACGGCCTCTCCTGCCTGTGGAACGTGAACATCGGCCACGGGCGCAAAGAGGTGGCCGAGGCGGCGCGCGAGCAGATGAGCACGCTCGCCTTCGCCAACGGCTACACCGGCTTCTCCAACGTGCCGGCGATCCGGCTGGCCGAGCGGTTGGCGAAGCTCGCCCCCGGCGACCTCAACGCCGTCTTCTTCACCAGCGGCGGCGGCGAGTCGAACGAGTCGGCCTTCAAGATGGCGCGTTTCCTGTGGAACGTGCAGGGCAAGCCGGAGAAGTTCAAGGTCATCGCCCGCTTCGACGCCTACCACGGCGTCACCACGGCGGCGATGGCCGCGACGGGCATGGCGCCCTACTGGGAGCGCTTCGGCCCGCCCGCACCCGGCTTCCTGCACGCCGCCGCGCCGAACCCCTACCGCCTGGGCGACGGCCCGGAGGAGACGGCGAAGCTGGCGCTTGACTCGATCGAGGCGATCGTGGCGCGCGAGGGCGCGGAGACGATCGCGGCGATCATCGCCGAGCCGATCCAGGGCGCCGGCGGCGTGATCATCCCACCCGACGCCTACATGCGCGGCCTGCGCGAGCTGTGCGACCGGCACCAGTTCTACCTGGTCGCCGACGAAGTGATCACCGGCTTCGGCCGCACCGGCACCTGGTTCGGCATGGAGCAGTTCGGCGTGCAGGCCGACATGATGTCCTTCGCCAAGGGCGTGACCAGCGGCTACCAGCAGCTCGGCGGCCTGATGGTCTCCGAGCGCATCCAGGCGGTGCTGGCCGCGCAGCCGCCCGACGTGAAGTGGATGCACGCCTACACCTACTCGGCGCACCCTACCGCCTGCGCCGTGGCGATGGCCAACCTGGATATCATCGAGCGCGATGGGCTGGTGCGGCGCAGCGCGGAGCTGGGCGAGAAGCTGCTGGCGCGGCTGGAGGAGCTGCGCGAGCTGCCGAACGTGGGCGACGTGCGCGGCCGCGGCCTGCTCGCCCGCGTCGAGCTGGTGGACGACGTGAAGACCAGGCAGGCGTTCCCCGCCGCCGCCAAAATCGGCGACCGCGTGATCACCGCGGCGCGCGGGCGCGGCCTGCTGACGCGCAACCGTGGCGACGTGATCGCGCTGGCGCCGCCGCTCTGCATCACCGAGGACGAGATCGAGTTCGCCGTCACGGCATTGCGCGACGCGATCCGCGAGGTGGTGGCGACGAGGGCGTAG